One genomic region from Natrinema sp. DC36 encodes:
- a CDS encoding alcohol dehydrogenase catalytic domain-containing protein has product MHEITAAVTHEPGTHTVESVTLKDPKPNEVLIDVRATGVCHTDYHAYTSDRTEFPVVLGHEGAGVVDAVGSNVTTVDSGDHVVLWVLPSCGDCQHCQRGQSYLCQARKDTRGRMMDGTRRLSRSDTPVNHFYAQSSFASMAVVPERQVVPVDETLPFEISALLGCGVTTGLGAVTNIAEVESGETVAVFGCGGVGAGAILAASAVSAGEIIAVDLDAETLATMREIGATKTIDASATDPVTAIDDYVGSVDYAFECIGSPPTVTQSIEVIGPGGTAVITGTSDSDPIELDLGLFTSGIDVIGNIVGFTQPHVDIPKYVTMYQNGDLDLDAILTDLYEIDELDDAFEALESGEGIRSVVRFDPGP; this is encoded by the coding sequence ATGCATGAAATAACCGCTGCGGTAACTCACGAACCGGGAACACATACGGTTGAAAGCGTCACGCTCAAGGATCCGAAGCCGAACGAAGTCCTGATCGACGTACGCGCAACCGGCGTCTGCCACACCGATTATCACGCGTACACGAGCGATCGAACCGAATTTCCCGTCGTTCTCGGTCACGAAGGTGCTGGCGTCGTCGATGCCGTCGGAAGCAACGTGACGACGGTCGACTCAGGTGATCACGTCGTCCTCTGGGTGCTCCCGTCGTGTGGCGACTGTCAGCACTGCCAGCGCGGCCAATCCTACCTCTGCCAGGCGCGCAAAGACACTCGCGGCCGCATGATGGACGGAACTCGCCGTCTCAGTCGATCGGATACGCCAGTCAATCACTTTTATGCGCAGTCATCGTTTGCCAGCATGGCCGTTGTCCCCGAGCGACAGGTGGTGCCAGTCGACGAGACGCTGCCATTCGAGATCAGCGCCTTACTCGGGTGTGGCGTAACGACGGGCCTCGGTGCGGTTACAAACATCGCAGAGGTCGAAAGTGGCGAAACTGTCGCCGTCTTCGGATGCGGTGGCGTTGGCGCAGGAGCGATTCTCGCGGCGAGTGCGGTGAGTGCCGGCGAAATCATCGCCGTCGATCTGGACGCGGAGACGCTAGCGACAATGCGAGAGATCGGCGCGACGAAGACGATCGACGCGTCCGCGACGGATCCCGTCACCGCTATCGACGATTACGTTGGCTCCGTCGACTACGCGTTCGAGTGTATCGGCTCCCCACCAACCGTTACACAATCGATCGAAGTGATCGGACCGGGCGGAACAGCCGTCATCACCGGTACGAGCGACTCCGATCCGATCGAACTCGACCTCGGACTCTTCACCAGCGGCATCGACGTAATCGGAAACATCGTCGGATTCACGCAACCCCACGTAGATATCCCGAAATACGTGACGATGTATCAGAACGGAGATCTCGATCTGGACGCAATACTCACTGACTTATACGAGATCGACGAACTCGACGACGCGTTCGAGGCGCTCGAGTCGGGAGAGGGAATTCGAAGTGTCGTTCGCTTCGATCCTGGTCCGTGA